One segment of Primulina tabacum isolate GXHZ01 chromosome 14, ASM2559414v2, whole genome shotgun sequence DNA contains the following:
- the LOC142523943 gene encoding protein ANTAGONIST OF LIKE HETEROCHROMATIN PROTEIN 1-like, with translation MSQYSSSLTSSSTSENEVQVEVDDEDYDPGKELMSLILQQSRQIVESCHSNNVMRRRRRFIQRNREAGHARLFNDYFSTNPVYPDQIFRRRFRMRRELFFRIVNALEDRSPYFQQRDDAARRKGLFPLQKCTAAIRQLAYGVPADHLDEYLRMGESTAIKCLFKFCGYVVELFSDRYLRRSNADDVQRLLQMHDERHGFPGMLGSLDCMHWEWKNCPVAWKGQFTRGHGSPTIVLEAVASQDLWIWHAFFGVAGSCNDLNVLYESPIFNNVLQGNAPEINFMVNETQYTKGYYLTDGIYPEWATFVKAFPCLEDPKSRLFKERQESARKDVERAFGVLQARWAIVRGPARYWYKKKLKYIMLACIILHNMIVEDEGVHVRNWYNDEGDEPAQPVQGSNRGFHEYLQTNSEIRDTHVHHQLRADLVEHIWSQYNNNP, from the coding sequence ATGTCTCAATATTCCAGTAGTTTAACCTCTAGCTCGACAAGTGAAAACGAAGTCCAAGTTGAAGTTGATGACGAAGATTATGATCCGGGGAAAGAGCTAATGTCATTGATACTTCAACAAAGTCGACAAATAGTTGAATCATGTCATAGTAATAACGTGATGCGGCGAAGAAGAAGGTTCAtccaaagaaatcgtgaagccgGGCATGCGAGGCTCTTCAACGATTATTTCTCCACAAACCCGGTGTATCCAGATCAAATATTTCGAAGACGATTTCGCATGCGAAGAGAGTTATTCTTTCGAATAGTGAATGCACTTGAGGATCGTTCACCGTATTTTCAGCAAAGGGACGATGCTGCGAGAAGAAAAGGCTTGTTCCCACTACAAAAATGCACGGCTGCAATTCGTCAATTGGCGTATGGAGTCCCGGCCGACCATCTTGACGAGTACCTACGCATGGGTGAATCAACTGCCATCAAGTGTCTTTTCAAGTTCTGCGGATATGTGGTTGAACTATTTAGTGATCGATATTTGAGAAGGTCAAATGCTGATGATGTTCAACGTCTTCTTCAAATGCATGATGAAAGGCACGGGTTCCCTGGAATGTTGGGCAGTCTTGATTGCATGCACTGGGAATGGAAAAATTGCCCAGTTGCTTGGAAAGGCCAGTTTACAAGAGGCCATGGGTCACCGACAATCGTGCTTGAAGCGGTCGCGTCTCAAGACTTGTGGATATGGCATGCATTCTTTGGTGTCGCCGGTTCATGTAATGATCTTAACGTGTTGTACGAATCTCCCATATTCAATAACGTCTTGCAAGGAAATGCACCAGAGATTAATTTCATGGTCAACGAGACTCAATATACGAAGGGGTATTATTTAACAGATGGAATATATCCGGAATGGGCAACTTTCGTTAAGGCTTTTCCTTGCCTGGAGGATCCAAAGAGTAGGCTTTTTAAGGAAAGACAAGAGTCTGCAAGAAAAGATGTTGAACGAGCATTTGGGGTGCTCCAAGCTCGATGGGCAATTGTCAGAGGTCCAGCTCGTTATTGGTAcaaaaaaaagttaaaatatattatgttagCATGCATTATTTTACATAACATGATTGTCGAAGATGAGGGGGTTCACGTGAGAAATTGGTACAACGATGAAGGTGACGAACCCGCACAACCCGTCCAGGGCTCAAATCGAGGATTTCATGAATATCTCCAAACAAATTCCGAAATACGTGACACTCATGTGCATCACCAACTTCGTGCCGACTTAGTTGAACATATTTGGtcacaatacaacaacaatccttga
- the LOC142525291 gene encoding nucleoside diphosphate kinase III, chloroplastic/mitochondrial: MLREQEAHAAEMERTFIAIKPDGVQRGLILEIISRFEQKGFKLTGIKIIVPSKDFAKKHYHDLKERPFFDGLCDFLSSGPVIAMVWEGEGVIKYGRKLIGATDPQKSEPGTIRGDLAVVVGRNIIHGSDGPETAKDEINLWFKPEELVSYAGNAEKWIYGVN, encoded by the exons ATGCTTAGGGAACAGGAGGCACACGCAGCAGAG ATGGAGCGAACTTTTATTGCCATCAAGCCGGATGGAGTGCAAAGGGGCTTG ATATTGGAAATCATATCCAGGTTTGAACAAAAAGGCTTCAAGCTCACGGGAATCAAGATCATCGTTCCCTCAAAGGATTTTGCGAAGAAACATTATCATGACCTCAAGGAAAGGCCTTTCTTTGATGGGTTGTGTGATTTCCTAAGCTCTGGACCGGTTATTGCCATG GTTTGGGAAGGTGAAGGAGTGATCAAATACGGTCGTAAGCTCATTGGAGCTACAGATCCACAGAAATCAGAACCTGGAACGATCAGAGGGGATCTAGCAGTTGTGGTTGGAAG AAATATAATTCATGGGAGTGATGGCCCGGAGACTGCAAAGGATGAAATCAACTTATGGTTTAAACCTGAGGAGTTGGTTAGTTACGCGGGCAATGCTGAGAAGTGGATTTATGGTGTCAATTGA
- the LOC142523945 gene encoding uncharacterized protein LOC142523945, which produces MRKYFALWAQLIGNNETGLGWDHNKMTVQADNSWWEDKIKIEGSQEFRLLKNIFKGSIATGYAAIAPSKDQPFHNNFNDDTNDWDVQLDGEFQSDVYINVESQEFMENSTMGADNSMQQRKRKRRESGEKRGPIATRLADQLDRVLQEFETQKSIHKTPKDDPCGIENCLEVLRGLPCMMVGSEQFFIVTRVLGKKHNRQTFIGLKDSELQLGWAKTFTKDDLKRY; this is translated from the exons atgagaaaatattttgcacTGTGGGCACAACTTATTGGAAATAATGAGACTGGCCTTGGTTGGGATCATAACAAGATGACCGTGCAAGCTGATAATAGTTGGTGGGAGGATAAGATTAAG ATTGAGGGGAGCCAAGAATTtagattattgaaaaatatatttaaaggtTCCATAGCAACTGGCTATGCTGCAATAGCACCATCAAAGGATCAACCATTTCATAATAATTTCAACGATGATACAAATGATTGGGATGTTCAGTTAGATGGAGAGTTTCAAAGTGATGTTTATATTAATGTTGAAAGCCAAGAATTTATGGAAAACTCAACAATGGGAGCTGACAACTCTATGCAGCAAAGGAAGAGAAAAAGAAGGGAGAGTGGGGAAAAAAGAGGTCCCATTGCCACTAGGTTAGCCGATCAACTTGATCGTGTCCTTCAAGAATTTGAGACTCAAAAGTCTATACACAAAACACCAAAAGATGATCCATGTGGCATTGAAAATTGTCTGGAGGTTCTTCGTGGTTTGCCTTGTATGATGGTTGGCAGTGAGCAATTCTTCATAGTTACTAGAGTTTTGGGTAAAAAGCATAATAGGCAAACATTTATCGGATTGAAGGACTCGGAACTACAGCTTGGTTGGGCAAAGACATTCACTAAAGATGATTTGAAGCGTTATTAA
- the LOC142524925 gene encoding uncharacterized protein LOC142524925, with amino-acid sequence MGKPNPRRTSTGSTNLASCTLAAIFLIFLIIIIFIIYFTVIRPKEPNLTVNSVQVPSFSAANATVRFTFSQYVTVSNPNRAVFTHYDSSVQLLYGGSQVGFMFIPAGKISAGKTQYMAATFSVQPIPLMPASAGTRGEVGPTATNGPRFEPSMEVESRIEMAGRVRILHFFNHHVVTRVDCRVAIGVSDGSVLAFHC; translated from the coding sequence ATGGGGAAACCTAACCCCCGCAGAACCTCCACCGGCAGCACAAACTTAGCCTCATGCACTCTCGCCGCCATCTTCTTGATTTTCCTCATCATTATAATCTTCATTATCTACTTCACAGTCATCAGACCCAAAGAACCAAATCTCACCGTTAACTCCGTTCAGGTCCCCTCCTTCTCCGCCGCGAACGCTACCGTCAGGTTCACCTTCTCCCAGTACGTCACCGTCAGCAACCCCAACCGCGCCGTTTTCACCCACTACGACAGCTCCGTGCAGCTGCTCTACGGAGGAAGCCAGGTAGGTTTCATGTTCATCCCCGCCGGGAAGATCTCCGCTGGCAAAACTCAGTACATGGCCGCCACGTTCTCGGTTCAGCCGATCCCGTTAATGCCTGCGTCAGCTGGGACGAGAGGGGAGGTGGGTCCCACCGCGACGAACGGACCACGGTTCGAGCCGAGCATGGAGGTGGAGTCGAGGATTGAGATGGCGGGTCGGGTACGGATCCTGCATTTCTTCAATCACCACGTGGTGACGAGGGTGGATTGTAGGGTTGCCATTGGTGTTAGTGATGGATCTGTTTTGGCATTCCATTGTTAG
- the LOC142524422 gene encoding uncharacterized protein LOC142524422 — protein MAAKPISSETIALAEKKMDMTLDDIIKMSKTNDAKPKKQRVSNRNQKFANNATQDKSARLRKFMDTRSSLRQGALARRRSNFQGNQFPLATEAARKAAAVPLRNRGFNRNRTFNVNKPRVGAPPVKNASNGGGFTVNKPAHQANVVAKQRTQTLDSLFANMKEQRMKVLSKQNNGRRRNGSGQHAVPWVRGRLHY, from the exons ATGGCAGCTAAGCCCATCAGTAGTGAAACTATTGCACTCGCAGAGAAGAAAATGGATATGACGTTGG atgatattattaaaatgtCAAAGACTAATGATGCTAAGCCTAAGAAGCAAAGAGTTTCG AATCGGAATCAAAAGTTTGCTAACAATGCTACCCAAGATAAATCAGCAAGACTAAGAAAATTTATGGATACCAGATCCTCCCTTAGACAG GGAGCTCTTGCTCGGAGGAGGTCAAACTTTCAGGGAAACCAGTTTCCTTTGGCAACTGAGGCTGCTAGAAAGGCTGCTGCTGTGCCTCTTCGCAATAGAGGTTTTAACAGAAATAGGACTTTCAATGTTAATAAACCAAG GGTTGGTGCCCCACCAGTTAAGAATGCTTCTAATGGAGGTGGCTTCACTGTGAAT AAACCGGCGCATCAAGCAAATGTTGTGGCCAAACAGAGGACTCAAACATTAGACTCATTATTTGCTAACATGAAGGAGCAGAGGATGAAGGTGTTATCCAAACAGAACAATGGACGAAGGAGAAATGGAAGTGGTCAACATGCTGTGCCATGGGTGAGGGGTCGTCTTCACTATTAA
- the LOC142523944 gene encoding uncharacterized protein LOC142523944, producing the protein MSASSGSTISDNSNASSDSDISVDSIRNTHVSKKRMILLSLCGVTNYVLKYIVKEKCRTSWLSGSQWVAEILNGNETRCFEMFRMRKHVFYKLCDDLLQKYSLQPTKGVDIYEKVGLFLYMMGQPASVRNVQERFQHSGETVSRQFHSVLESIWKLSRDIIKPIDLNFTDVPEYIKNDKRYWPYFKDCIGAIDGTHICIRVPPSKQIDFIGRKWYTSTNVMAVCVFDMCFTFVWAGLEGKYYLVDAGYPTFKGFMGPYKDTRYHLPQFQLTPKFRSKNEVFNYHHSSLRTVIERTFGVCKARWKVLQNMPTFCLDTQFKIIVACFALHNFIRRYDAARDILEQLENIDDLQEIEQDGENVYVHDRGTRWLTRKYYGNERIER; encoded by the exons ATGTCTGCGAGTTCAGGCTCCACTATATCAGATAACTCTAATGCATCAAGTGATTCCGACATTTCAGTTGATTCTATTAGAAATACGCATGTCTCTAAGAAAAGAATGATTTTGTTATCCTTGTGTGGTGTTACGaattatgttttgaaatataTTGTTAAAGAAAAATGTAGGACATCGTGGTTATCAGGGTCTCAATGGGTGGCAGAGATATTGAATGGTAATGAGACACGATGCTTTGAAATGTTTAGAATGAGGAAACATGTTTTTTATAAACTATGTGACGATCTACTCCAAAAATATAGCTTACAACCAACAAAAGGAGTTGATATCTATGAAAAAGTGGGATTATTTTTGTACATGATGGGTCAACCTGCTTCAGTTAGAAATGTTCAAGAGCGTTTTCAACACTCGGGGGAAACTGTTTCAAGACAGTTTCACAGCGTTTTAGAGTCCATATGGAAGTTGtcgagagatatcatcaaaccTATCGATCTTAATTTTACAGATGTCCCTGAATATATTAAGAATGACAAAAGATATTGGCCTTATTTTAAAGATTGTATAGGGGCTATTGATGGCACACATATATGCATTCGTGTTCCGCCTAGCAAGCAAATAGATTTCATTGGAAGAAAATGGTATACCTCAACAAATGTTATGGCTGTATGCGTCTTCGACATGTGCTTTACTTTTGTATGGGCTGGTTTGGAAG GTAAATATTATTTAGTTGATGCAGGTTATCCTACTTTCAAAGGCTTTATGGGACCGTATAAAGATACTAGATATCATTTACCTCAATTTCAATTGACTCCAAAGTTCAGAtcaaaaaatgaagtatttaaTTATCATCATTCCAGTTTAAGGACGGTTATTGAAAGAACATTTGGAGTGTGCAAAGCACGATGGAAGGTATTACAAAATATGCCCACATTTTGTCTAGATACtcaatttaaaattatagtGGCATGTTTTGCTTTACACAATTTCATAAGGCGATACGATGCGGCTAGAGATATTCTTGAACAACTCGAAAATATtgatgatttacaagaaatcgagcaagatggtgaaaatgtttatgtccaTGACAGAGGTACGAGATGGCTCACAAGAAAATATTacggaaatgaaagaattgagagATGA